DNA sequence from the Phocoena sinus isolate mPhoSin1 chromosome 9, mPhoSin1.pri, whole genome shotgun sequence genome:
GGATCCTCACCCATGGCTGCTGCCAGTATGACTTAGCACATGGTTCTTGGAGACATATTTGGCAGTATCTTGTCAGGTGGAAACTATATATCCCAGAGAAATCGTCCATGTGCACAAGGAGACGTGTAGGGGGATTCTTCTGCAGCGTTGTTTGTAGTAGCAAGCACGTATTTTGGCACACCAAGTGTTTGTTAATAAAATTGAGTTGGATAAAATGCTACATAAATAATGTCACTGGCATAAAAGATTAAGATGCCAAAAAGTACTATATATTAcctatacatacatgtgtatctCAGAATATTGGTTGCCtctgaagggaagagggagaatgaGACGGGTTGGGGggagtcaaaaaataaataaatggaactatatgtgtaatgttttaactttttcagTCAAACCAAACAGCAGCAGTGAAAATGCCAAAATACTTAGATCTGTTCACTGCAATTAGTGGGCATTTGTTTCACTACTCTGTGTATTTCTCCCcttaaaatgtttgtttcagaACTGCATAATctttaaaactgaataaataaaatacagtctcGGAGATCATCTTAATTATAGTGGCACATTGCATGCTTGCCTTTTCTAATGCTCGCCTTTTCTAGCACCAAGAAGAACGACACAATATTATGTCTCATCTGAATGAAACATTTATCCCCATAGTTTTGCCAATTTCTGGGTATATCTACcggaaaaatttttaagtggttaTTGGGAGACCCACAAGGAAGGACATGTGGTTTAAAACTGAGCAGGAAATGAATTTATCTTGAATTTGTCCTGAATGTTGACTCTGGCCCTCAGTCATGGCACCAGCTTCTCTCCACCAGCTgctcagaggggagggagggtggtggcCGTGCTCCTCCGTCTTCTACTGCATCCTCTCATGTCCGTGCTCAAAGGAGCCCTGGCTCCCCAATTCCACACTCCCATTGGAAGGTACATTGTAGTTTCCTCCTTGCCACTGGGATATCCATCTGGTACAAAGAGTTTCTGGGGCTGGAAATGGCCAGTACTTCGAACAAGCCAATGTCATTTACAGCAAGGCAATTTTTGTTCTCTAGTCTAGCAAGTTTGCTTACTTTGATTCCAATAACAATAgtgataataaaacaataaacaaaatcctGCTTCTCATTCCATAGAAGAAGACTTTCTTTATTTCATGCCTTTTCAGGTAGAGGGGAGATAATCAACTGACTTGTTTTCAAACATTTCATGCTTTCCTATAGGATGAGGAAAAAGCAGGAGTTCATTGTGTTAATATAACATAGCGTCACCTGGCTTGCTTAAAGTTATATATGgatatttgaaagtaaaatataagttaaaatattAGCGATGGAATCGGCTCATCTAAGGATAATTATTCTTGGCTGTCTGAATTGGAGATGTTCTCAGGCCTCACCAAGTCCCATATGGACACctgctttttattcctttcctttttttattccaGAAGAGAATGGAAGGGCTTCAGAGGAGCAGATACGGGACTATGGCTGAAGGTAAGAAAGCCTCCAAATTCTCAAGAGCTCTAGGCATCAGGGAAGAGTcactgttttctctccttctttccctcacctCAAACACAGTGACAGAAAAGGAACCCAGTTATTTTCcactgcagaagaaaaggcaGCTACCATGTTCTTATCTTCCCCACCATCATCACAGCCACACACACCCGAGTGTGAAGCTCTCCCCTGTGCCCTGATGCAtgggaaatgaggaaatgaaactTCAAGTCAGAAGTCGGGGGACTTGgaaacaaattgtgaaaatgataTCCTTCCCTGCCTGCACTCaactgaaaagaggaaaagttcCCCATAAAGATTTAGTGATCGtgtttgctaaaaaaaaaaaatccaggatacttaagaaagggaagaaccaacACAGAGTTACAGGAATAACAATAACAGATTTTAGGAGACGAAAATGAACTTAATTCATTTGAGCTCATGAGAACTCCAGGCATCCTCGGATTCTCGCTCTCTTCATCCCTTGAAGATTTTAGCTCTTGATGCAGGGTCACCCTCGACAGCACCACTTTTGTTCTAATTTCCTGTCATTCTATCAGCCAAATTGACGATCTTTCCAAAGCATGTATTTCTCATACATGATGGTCTTATCATCTCTTCCTCAGCCACCGATCCAGGGTCATCTGTCAGACTGTTGCGGTCTCGCACACACCTGCGAACTTCCCTCGGAGAGGAATCAGAACCAAGACAGAACACCAATATCCAGTGCAAATCCAAAGTAGATTAGTGATAGGCGTTTATTACGCACAAAAGTGCAAACCGATCGGGGCCTCACCAAAAGCAGGGTGAGACCCCGAGTCTTGTACGGGTGTGGTTTTTATATCCCAGGGTAACAGGATGTTCGTTCTAATTTTGAACTATTAGGTCGGCCATCCAGAACCCAGCGTCTTCCTGTTCACATTATGCTGGCAAGAAAAGCTCAATTTCACAGCAGCCAAGTCAGGCGGTTAGCGATAAAAGCAGTTACGGTGCAAACAGTTTTAAACCAAAACATTCCATCATTAATTCCAAGTATTACCATCGAAACTGTATGTTCTGGGACAGCGTGTCCCGTCACAAGACTCCGTCCTTGACTTTAACGACAAGCCTTCTGTAGGCTCACATCCAAACATCCAACTCCCCACCCAAAAAGAGGAAACCCGGGGACATTCAGCTGGTCCTCGGTGGTAGGTCACTGGAGCTCTGACATCTGAGACTTCCTTTACCCCCAAGGTTCAGATGAATGTGATTGGCAGCCTGTGTACCTGGGAATTAATTGGTGGGTGAAAGAGAGGTGATCATAGTTTCTCACTGATGACTTCTCATCCTCCGCCTCTTTCTAATCTCACATTTATTTAGCATGAAACTGGGCTAAGCACCATCCCTGGAGAAGCTCAGGGACCAGCTTTCTGAAAGCTGTATTTTCCCTGGTCCTGATGAAGTCCTTGGAGCATCCTTTATAGTGTAGCAGTTCTTACTCTTGGCTATGGGTCCAAGTTCGGGCTCCCAGTGTGGCTTCCTGCCAGTCAAGAGTCGCCTAAAGTTGTATGCAAACAtttgtatgtatttaaatatcACTATTTGGCAGGGAGAGAGGTCCATAGCTTTCATGAGATACCATGAAAGGTCCGTGACCTAAAAATCTTAAGAATCACTAACTttatcaacaaggacctactgtatagcacagggaactctgctcaatattccgaaataacctaaatgagaaaagagtttgaaaaagaatcgATACACGTGTATGTATAGAGTAATTcttttgctgcacacctgaagctAAGACAACATTGCTCATAAACTAAActccaagataaaataaatttttttttaatcactgactTAGTAAAACAcgaaaaactcttttttttttttttttataggcgGGATAGAACATAAGCTGCTTGCAGCCTCGTCCTCATTGAGGATCATCCTGGTGGGCAAAACAGGCAGCGGGAAGAGTGCCACCGGGAACAGCATCCTCTGCCAGCCAGTGTTTGAGTCCAGGCTGGCAGCCCAGTCGGTGACCAGGAAGTGTCAGGGCGCAACGGGCACGTGGGATGGGAGGAGCGTCCTGGTGGTGGACACGCCCCCCATCTTTGAGGCGAGGGCCCAGGACCAAGAGGCGTACGAGGACATCGGGGACTGCTACCTGCTCTCGGCCCCGGGGCCTCACGTGCTGCTGCTGGTGACCCAGCTGGGGCGCTTCACAGAGCAGGACGTGGTGGCCGTGACCAGGGTGAAGGAGGTCTTTGGGGCGAGAGCCCTGAGACACACGGTCATCCTCTTCACCCGCAAGGAGGACTTAGCGGACGGATCCTTGCATGACTACGTAGCAAACACAGACAACGTCAGGCTGAGGGGCCTGGTCCGGGAGTGCGGGCACAGGTACTGCGCCTTCAGCAACCGGGCCTCCGGGGACGAGCAGAGGAAGCAGCTGGCCGAGCTGATGGCCGTGGTCgaggggctggagagggagcTCCAGGGCGCCTGCCTCAGCAACGACCTCTTCTTTGATGCACAGCGGCTCCAGCAGGGCGGGGGCGACCCCCATGGAGAAGGTCACGTGCGCTACCTGGCCGAGGTGTCGTCGCATATTGCAAAGCAAAAGCAAGACCTGAAAGAGGCCCAGAGAAACCGCGCCTTCAAGGCGCTCCTGCGAGTCAAACACTGGATCGTTTCTCACATCGGAATATTTGCTCTTTTTGTTATATGCTTTTTGAGTTTTGTTGCCATTTTAATTAGCTTGTGTAGCACTCACGGATGCTGAGCATTTTCAGATGATACCTGCCATCAGCTTCCATTTTTTCAGAGTCAGTACCTTTGTCTATGTTGATAAGGaactttatttgctttttacatAATTGCACTTTCAATTTCCCTTCCTTGCATCAGACACACCATCCATTTTCTtcagttgctttttattttctatccacCTGACCCATCCATAGATCAGTCCAGAACAGGCTGTTGTCCAATGTCTGGAAACAGTTCTTTtacacaggcatacctcggaAACATCGcaagtttggttccagaccaccacaacgAAGTGACTATCAAAAGTATCACACCAAGTTCTTGGTTTCCCtgtgcacataaaagttatgtttatgctaCACTGTAGTCTGTTTAGGGCGCAATAGCATTTTGCccaaaaaacaatgtatatacctgAGTCTAAAATTACTTTactgctaaccatcatctgagccttcagtgagtcataatctttttgctggtggagggtcttccTCCATGGTGATGGCTGCTGACTCATCAAGGTGGTGGCTGCTGACGTTTGGGGCAGCTGTGACAATTCCCTAAGATAAGACAGCAGTGGACTTTGCcacatcaattgactcttcctttcacaaatgatttctctgtagcacaCAATGCCatctgatagcattttacccaccgTAGAACTTCTTTCTACGAATGGGTGGAAAGAAGAATTGGAATCAGTCCTCTCAAACTCTGCTGTTGctttatcaattaaatttatgtaatattctaaatcctttgttgtcactTCAACAATGTTCACAGCaccttcaccaggagtagattccatctcaagaaacctcTGTCTTTGCTCCTCCATAAGAAGCAGCTCCTCATCTGGTAAAGTTTATCATGGGGttacagcaattcagtcacatctcaGTCTCCACTCCTAAtcctagttctcttgctgtttccaccacatctgcaatTACTTCTTCCACTAAAGTGTTGAGCCCCTCAAAGTCGCCCATGAGGTTTGGAATCAGCTTCTTCCAAACTCTTGTTAATATTGATGTTTTGACATCTTCCCGTGAATCATGAATAGTCTTAAGGGCTTCTAGAATGGTGAGTCCTTTCCAGAAGTTTTTCAATTAACTTTGCCCAGATCCGTCAAAGGAATCACTATCTCTGGCAGCTATAGCTTTACGAAATGTATTTCCTAAATAATAatacttgaaagtcaaaattactccttgatccatgggctacaGAATGGATGAAATCTCAAactgcttagaactgcttttacggcatcccataggttttgggtcattgtgttgtcgttgtcatttgtttctatgtatttctttatttcttctttgatttcttcagtgatctcttgcttatttaatAGCGcgctgtttagcctccatgtatgtATGgcttttacagcttttttcctgtaattgatttccagtctcataatattgtggtcagaaaagatgcttgatacgatttcaattttcttaaactttccaagccttgatttgtcacccaagatgtgatctatgctggagaaagttccacgtgcacttgaggagaaagtgtattctgccactttggggtggaatgttctataaatatcaattagacctatctgatctattgtgtcatttaaagcttgtgtttccttatttatttacattttggatgatctgtccatgggtgtaagtggggtgttaaagtcccctgctattattgtgttactgtcgatttcccctttcatggttgttagcatttgccttgtgtattgaggtgttcctctgttgggtgcataaacatttataattgttacatcttcttcttggattgatcccttgatcattatgtagtgtccttctttatctcttgtaacagtctttaaagtcttttttatctgatacaaatattgctactccagctttcttttgatttccattcgcatggaatatctttttccatcccttcactttcagtctgtatgtgtccttaggtctgaagtgggtctcttgtagacagcatatacatgggtcttgtttttgtatccattcagctagtctgtgtcttttggttgggacatttaatccatttacattcaaggttattatcaatatgtttgttcctattaccattttcttaattgttttgggtttgtttttgtgggtctttttcttcttttgtgtttcctgcctagagaagttcctttagcatttattgtaaagctggtttggtggtgctgaattctcttagcttttgcttgtctgaaaagcttttgatttctccattgaatctgaatgagatccttgctgggtagagtaatcttggttgtaggtttttctctttcatcactttaagtatatcctgccactccctctggcctgcagagtttctgctgaaaaatcagctgataatcttatggggattcctttgtgtgttttgttcttgttgtttttcccttgctgcttttaatattttttctttgaatttaatttttgttagtttgattaatatgtgttttgatgtgtttctcctagggtttaccctgtatgggactctctgtacctcctggacttgggtgactatttcctttcccatgttagggaagttttctactataatctcttcaaatattttctcagacccttcctttttctcttcttctggtaccACCTATAATTCAgtcaaaacacacacatttatcagtTAAGTTCACTGTCCTACATGGGTGCAGTTCGTGGCACCCCTAATCAATTATAACAGTAATCGCAAAGAcaactgatcacagatcactgtgATGGAAGGGGgcatggggaagtcattctggcttatacgtGATTTAACTTGAACTTTATGCTAGCTAGAACAGCCTGTTTTGTGGCGTATTAAAtgtacattgtacatctgctttaaccattaaagaaaagaatgcatttaaaaatcacaatggagggaatttcctggtggtccagtggttagggctctgcacttccactgcagagggcatgggttcaatccctggtcggataactaagattccacaggctgcacagtgcagccaacaaataaataaacaaaaataaaaataaaaatggaatgactGTGGTTCAGGTATTCAAAATGGAGCCGGGTGGCCATCGTGGATGTGGTTTCAGACACACTCTTgcatcactgagaacttgaatCTGCTGAAACGTATCAAACTCAAGGATACCACCAGCTGTTCTCAAAATATACCTGCTAGCCACTGCCAGCTGCATCTTTATGGCTTCAAGGTCCCCCTTGTAACTATGAAACCATTTTGGTCCCCCAACCAAACCTTGCTTAACAAGCACctttacttcttgccagctccaattataattcttgacaaataattatgtaattttacgatttttgcctttataagccccCCATTTTGTAGTAGCAGAACACAATTCAAATGCTTTTGGAGctgtgtctcccaggctatagttcTCAGTTTGGCTcagataaaactcttttctattcctattgtAGACTGTTTATGGATTGCTCCCATTAacaccataacaaatacaataatattgaaaaaagttataaatattgtgagaattaccaaaatgtgacatagaaTGAGCAAACACTATTGGAAAAGCGGCACTGATAGACTCGCTCCACGCAGAGTGGCCAcgaatcttcaatttgtaaaaaccacaatatctgcaaagcacaatacaAAGAGGTCTGCCTGCATATCTTTCTCTAGTTTTCTGCTTGTTAATggaaaaaggtaaataataacACGAGTTACTCCATCATAGACGAAACCAGAAGACTCCtccctcatttcttctttatgcCAAGTATTAATCGAAGACACTAGACATTTGTACTATAGATTTCCCCACATTCTGAATTTTGCTGCTTACATCGTTGTGATgtcatttaacatgttcctctgccTCATCGTTTTTGTAAACGGGAAGTTAGTTGTGGTTAGTTTGATCAGACAGATCAGAataaagttcaattttttttacaatgttaCTTAGAGATGATAGTTTATATTTCCATAGGGGGTACTCAACGTCtggttttccctctttttatgtTAGCACTCATTGGTGATCATTGTGTAGATCCATTATTTTAATAGGTATTAAAAATGGTgatatcctgggcttccctggtggcgcagtggttgggagtctgcctgccgatgcaggggacacgggttcgtgccccggtccaggaagatcccacctgccgcggagcggctgtgcccgtgagccatggccgccgagcctgcgcgtccggagcctgtgctccgcaacgggagaggccacaacagtgagaggcccgtgtaccgcaaaaaaaaaaaaaaaaaaaggtgatatcctattctaaaatttctttttcattaagtaGCTAGAATATTTCTATTAGgatattctttccttcttcatgtATTTAGTAACCTGAAGTATAGTTTATGCAGGAAAGACAAGATAAATGCTTGATAAGCACCAGGATatattacaaatgaataaatgatttaaatgttagcaaaaaggaaaattttaaagtccTAGAAGGTAACAGAAAAGTGTTCCACTACATGTAATCTGTACATGTGGAAGGTCTTTCTAATGGTGACTCAAAACCCAGAACACACGGataaatttattgattaattTGCCTATATAATAGTGATACATATCTACattacaaaagtaaaatttgggggacttccctggtggcacagtggttaagaatccacctgccaacgcaggggacacaggttcaatccctggtccgtgaagatcccacatgccgtggagcaactaagcccgtgcaccaactactgagcctgagctctagggcccgcatgtggcaactactgagcccacgtgctgcaactactgaagcccacacacctggagcccgtgctctgcaacaagagaagccaccgcaatgagaagcccgcgcaccacaacgaagagtagcccccgctcgctgcaactagagaaagcccgcgagcagcaacgaagaccc
Encoded proteins:
- the LOC116759400 gene encoding GTPase IMAP family member 5-like isoform X2; the protein is MEPSSALSRRPAGTQPAAPRLKRMEGLQRSRYGTMAEGGIEHKLLAASSSLRIILVGKTGSGKSATGNSILCQPVFESRLAAQSVTRKCQGATGTWDGRSVLVVDTPPIFEARAQDQEAYEDIGDCYLLSAPGPHVLLLVTQLGRFTEQDVVAVTRVKEVFGARALRHTVILFTRKEDLADGSLHDYVANTDNVRLRGLVRECGHRYCAFSNRASGDEQRKQLAELMAVVEGLERELQGACLSNDLFFDAQRLQQGGGDPHGEGHVRYLAEVSSHIAKQKQDLKEAQRNRAFKALLRVKHWIVSHIGIFALFVICFLSFVAILISLCSTHGC
- the LOC116759400 gene encoding GTPase IMAP family member 5-like isoform X3, whose protein sequence is MKKMTMKRMEGLQRSRYGTMAEGGIEHKLLAASSSLRIILVGKTGSGKSATGNSILCQPVFESRLAAQSVTRKCQGATGTWDGRSVLVVDTPPIFEARAQDQEAYEDIGDCYLLSAPGPHVLLLVTQLGRFTEQDVVAVTRVKEVFGARALRHTVILFTRKEDLADGSLHDYVANTDNVRLRGLVRECGHRYCAFSNRASGDEQRKQLAELMAVVEGLERELQGACLSNDLFFDAQRLQQGGGDPHGEGHVRYLAEVSSHIAKQKQDLKEAQRNRAFKALLRVKHWIVSHIGIFALFVICFLSFVAILISLCSTHGC
- the LOC116759400 gene encoding GTPase IMAP family member 5-like isoform X1 encodes the protein MGVGEGLAGSDRKHPIRGAARSELAALQFPQQQFRPIRRGCPQLRGQGVHSVSPIFLLALHPFHGTFVRALAPTRRHPARSAAPGEYTGKTSHVLVLAPWKLCDRGQKRMEGLQRSRYGTMAEGGIEHKLLAASSSLRIILVGKTGSGKSATGNSILCQPVFESRLAAQSVTRKCQGATGTWDGRSVLVVDTPPIFEARAQDQEAYEDIGDCYLLSAPGPHVLLLVTQLGRFTEQDVVAVTRVKEVFGARALRHTVILFTRKEDLADGSLHDYVANTDNVRLRGLVRECGHRYCAFSNRASGDEQRKQLAELMAVVEGLERELQGACLSNDLFFDAQRLQQGGGDPHGEGHVRYLAEVSSHIAKQKQDLKEAQRNRAFKALLRVKHWIVSHIGIFALFVICFLSFVAILISLCSTHGC